DNA from Campylobacter concisus:
ATTGATTGCATAACCTTCTGCCACTCAGCCTTTTGTGTATCATCGATCTTATAAATTTCTAGTTTTTTACTAGCAGCGATGTATTTTTCAAGCTCAGCTATGACGTGAGCGTCCTCTTTTGCTGTCTCTTCTCTCTCAAAAGCTGTTGCTTCGCTTAGGGCTTGTTTTACATTTGCTTTTAGATCATCTGGTAGCTTGCTCCAAAATTTATCGCTCATAACGACTAAATAGCCCAAATATCCGTGGCTTGAAAGTGTAAGCGAGCTTTGAACTTCGTGAAATTTTGAGTTATAGAAATTTGAAAGTGGGTTTTCTGTCGCATCAACTACGCCTTGTTGAAGTGCAGAGTAAACCTCTGAAAATGGTAAAACTTGTGGGTTGCCACCAACTACTTTAATTTGTTCTTCAAGTACCTTTGAGCTTTGGATTCTAAATTTTTGTCCTTTTGCATCTTCTGGCACAAGAACTGGCTTTTTGCTTGAGCTAAAATGCTTAAATCCAGCATCCCAATAATCAAGCGCCACAAAGCCTTTTTTTGTAACAAGGGCTTTTAGCTCCTCGCCGACCTCGCCATCTTGGACCTTATGAAGGTGCTCTGCATCTTTAAAGATGAAAGGTAGGTCAAATAGCTGAAACTGCGGCACGATAGGCGTAAATTTTGAAAAACTTGGAGCTGCCATTTGAACATTGCCAAGCTTTAACGCGCCAAAAACTCTATCGTCGTCAAGTAGCTGAGCTGATGGAAAAACTTGAACTTTTAATTTACCGCCGCTTAGCTCCTCAGCACGTTTAGCAAAAAAGTCAGCTGCCTTGCCTTTTGGTGTAGAAGCTGCAACAACGTGAGCAAATTTGATCGTATAGACCTTGTCTGCACCAAATGCTAAGCCACTGATGGCACAAGTAAAAAGTAAAGCTTGTAAGAATTTCATCTTTTATCCTTTGTAATGGTGGGGTAACACT
Protein-coding regions in this window:
- a CDS encoding DctP family TRAP transporter solute-binding subunit, whose product is MKFLQALLFTCAISGLAFGADKVYTIKFAHVVAASTPKGKAADFFAKRAEELSGGKLKVQVFPSAQLLDDDRVFGALKLGNVQMAAPSFSKFTPIVPQFQLFDLPFIFKDAEHLHKVQDGEVGEELKALVTKKGFVALDYWDAGFKHFSSSKKPVLVPEDAKGQKFRIQSSKVLEEQIKVVGGNPQVLPFSEVYSALQQGVVDATENPLSNFYNSKFHEVQSSLTLSSHGYLGYLVVMSDKFWSKLPDDLKANVKQALSEATAFEREETAKEDAHVIAELEKYIAASKKLEIYKIDDTQKAEWQKVMQSIYPKFYDVIGKDLIEKTLGTK